The Acinonyx jubatus isolate Ajub_Pintada_27869175 chromosome D1, VMU_Ajub_asm_v1.0, whole genome shotgun sequence genome includes a window with the following:
- the LOC106986253 gene encoding olfactory receptor 5T3-like, whose translation MSGFPSDLNLHSIQMENVTKVTMFILTGFTDDFEVQIFLFLLFLAIYLFTLVGNLGLVILVIGDSRLHNPMYYFLSVLSFLDACYSSVVTPKMLVSFLAENKAISYVGCAAQMLLFVTFGTTECFLLAAMAYDRYVAIYNPLLYSVSMSPRVYVPLIVASYVGGILHASVHTVATFRLSFCASNEIRHVFCDIPPLLAISCSDTHTNQLLLSYLVGSIEIVTILIVLVSYGFILLAIRKIHSAAGRRKVFSTCGSHLTGVSIYHGTILLTYVRPSSSYALDHDMIVSTFYTIVIPMLNPIIYSLRNKDVKEAMKKLVKIGS comes from the coding sequence ATGTCAGGGTTCCCATCAGATTTAAATTTACACAGCATTCAGATGGAAAATGTGACCAAAGTCACCATGTTTATATTGACGGGTTTCACAGATGATTTTGAGGTGCAAATCTTCCTCTTTTTACTATTTCTAGCAATCTACCTTTTTACTCTGGTAGGAAATTTGGGACTAGTTATATTAGTCATTGGGGATTCTCGGCTGCACAACCCCATGTACTACTTTCTGAGCGTATTGTCTTTCCTGGATGCCTGTTATTCTTCAGTTGTCACCCCAAAAATGTTGGTCAGTTTCCTCGCAGAGAATAAAGCCATTTCCTATGTTGGATGTGCAGCGCAGATGCTTCTCTTTGTTACTTTTGGGACCACAGAATGCTTTCTCTTGGCTGCAATGGCATATGACCGCTATGTCGCCATCTACAACCCTCTCCTGTACTCAGTAAGCATGTCACCCAGAGTCTATGTGCCACTCATCGTTGCTTCCTACGTGGGTGGCATTTTGCATGCTTCCGTACACACCGTGGCCACATTCCGCCTGTCCTTCTGCGCATCCAATGAAATTAGACATGTCTTTTGTGACATCCCTCCCCTCCTCGCCATTTCTTGTTCTGACACTCACACAAACCAGCTCCTGCTCTCCTACCTTGTGGGCTCCATTGAGATCGTCACTATCCTGATAGTTCTGGTCTCCTATGGTTTCATTCTGTTGGCCATTCGGAAGATTCATTCTGCTGCAGGGAGGCGGAAAGTCTTTTCTACATGTGGCTCTCACCTAACTGGAGTGTCAATATATCATGGAACCATCCTCCTCACGTACGTGAGACCAAGTTCCAGCTATGCTCTGGACCATGACATGATAGTCTCAACATTTTACACGATTGTGATTCCCATGCTGAATCCCATCATCTACAGTTTAAggaacaaagatgtaaaagaagcgatgaaaaaattggtaaaaattGGTTCCtaa
- the LOC106986181 gene encoding olfactory receptor 5T1-like — protein MPGLTLDLDLYTIKLKNVTEFTTFILTGFTDDFEVQIFLFLLFLAIYLFTLVGNLGLVILVIGDSRLHNPMYYFLSVLSFLDACYSSVVTPKMLVNFLAENKAISYVGCAAQMLLFVTFGTTECFLLAAMAYDRYVAIYNPLLYSVSMSPRVYVPLIVASYVGGILHACVHTVATFRLSFCASNEIRHVFCDIPPLLTISCSDTHTNQLLLSYLVGSIEIVTILIVLISYGFILLAILKIHSAAGRRKVFSTCGSHLTGVSIYHGTILLTYVRPSSSYALDHDMIVSTFYTIVIPMLNPIIYSLRNKDVKEAMKKLFGKNWYINKVYFSH, from the coding sequence atgcCAGGGTTGACATTGGATTTAGATTTATACACAATTAAGTTGAAAAATGTAACTGAGTTCACTACGTTTATATTGACGGGTTTCACAGATGATTTTGAGGTGCAAATCTTCCTCTTTTTACTATTTCTAGCAATCTACCTTTTTACTCTGGTAGGAAATTTGGGACTAGTTATATTAGTCATTGGGGATTCTCGGCTGCACAACCCCATGTACTACTTTCTGAGCGTATTGTCTTTCCTGGATGCCTGTTATTCTTCAGTTGTCACCCCAAAAATGTTGGTCAATTTCCTCGCAGAGAATAAAGCCATTTCCTATGTTGGATGTGCAGCGCAGATGCTTCTCTTTGTTACTTTTGGGACCACAGAATGCTTTCTCTTGGCTGCAATGGCATATGACCGCTATGTCGCCATCTACAACCCTCTCCTGTACTCAGTGAGCATGTCACCCAGAGTCTATGTGCCACTCATCGTTGCTTCCTACGTGGGTGGCATTTTGCATGCTTGTGTACACACCGTGGCCACATTCCGCCTGTCCTTCTGCGCATCCAATGAAATTAGACATGTCTTTTGTGACATCCCTCCTCTCCTCACCATTTCTTGTTCTGACACTCACACAAACCAGCTCCTGCTCTCCTACCTTGTGGGCTCCATTGAGATCGTCACTATCCTGATAGTTCTGATCTCCTATGGTTTCATTCTGTTGGCCATTCTGAAGATTCATTCTGCTGCAGGGAGGCGGAAAGTCTTTTCTACATGTGGCTCTCACCTAACTGGAGTGTCAATATATCATGGAACCATCCTCCTCACGTACGTGAGACCAAGTTCCAGCTATGCTCTGGACCATGACATGATAGTCTCAACATTTTACACGATTGTGATTCCCATGCTGAATCCCATCATCTACAGTTTAAggaacaaagatgtaaaagaagcGATGAAAAAACTGTTTGGTAAAAATTGGTATATCAATAAAGTCTACTTTTCACATTGA